The Penaeus chinensis breed Huanghai No. 1 chromosome 36, ASM1920278v2, whole genome shotgun sequence genome includes a region encoding these proteins:
- the LOC125044582 gene encoding H/ACA ribonucleoprotein complex subunit 2-like protein produces the protein MGKHKSDKQDGENLNESQLNNGEEGELSYEEKLAFTSIIAQPMSSKKLAGRIYKLVKKASQHQGYLHDGLKEVQGKIRKGSTGIVIFAGDVSPIEVMCHLPAVCEEKELPYIYTPSKQDLGTAMGRKRCSVMVLIREHDDYKDLYDKVLEEINKVPKVF, from the exons ATGGGGAAACACAAGTCTGACAAGCAGGACGGCGAAAACCTCAATGAAAGTCAACTAAATAATGGTGAAGAAGGTGAATTGAGCTATGAGGAGAAACTCGCCTTCACCAGCATCATCGCCCAGCCCATGTCGTCAAAGAAGCTGGCTGGGAGGATTTACAAATTGGTGAAGAAAG cttcCCAGCACCAGGGGTACCTGCATGATGGTCTGAAGGAAGTCCAAGGAAAGATTCGCAAAGGGTCAACAGG AATTGTGATATTTGCTGGTGATGTATCCCCAATAGAAGTAATGTGTCACCTTCCTGCTGTTTGTGAAGAGAAGGAACtgccatacatatacacaccttccAAACAAGACTTAGGAACTGCAATGGGACGGAAGAGATGCTCAGTCATGGTGCTTATTCGGGAGCACGACGATTATAAGGACTTGTATGATAAAGTACTTGAAGAAATTAACAAAGTGCCCAAAGTATTTTAG